The following is a genomic window from Natator depressus isolate rNatDep1 chromosome 17, rNatDep2.hap1, whole genome shotgun sequence.
AGTGCATTAAAGGGTTGTAATTTTCAGTGGCTGTTCGACTGCCTGAAGCCTTTAAGGCAGAGATACTCAATAGGtagactgtgggccaaatccagcctGCCAGATGCTTTTAAGTGGACCCTTACATCTTTTTATTTATCatcattattttctctggagtccagaccttgaccaagaaatgtgGACCTTGACCACCTATacttgaaggtttcagagtagcagccgtgttagtctgtatccgcaaaaaggaggatttgtggcaccttagagactaaaatttatttgagcataagcttttgtgagctacagctcagtgagACAGCTACAGCTCAGTGAGacagctacagctgtagctcacggaagcttatgctcaaataaatgttagtctctaaggtgccacaagtactccttttctttttgcctatacTTGAAGGTATCTCAAATTGGCATCCACAATCACTAGTCGCTTTTGAAAACTGTGGCTACGGTTACTCTCACCTGCAGCCTACACTTGCTTTGTGCTGAAATCGGGTGTTGGCTTTTTGCGGGAAGAAAGAATTCCTGTGGCTCACCCTTCACACCCCTGCGGTACATTGGCCGTGGGAACCAAGCTCAGCGGCTACCTGTGTGAGCAAAGGCCGAAATGGAGACAAGGGGATGGGATTATGATGTGTCCACTGCTTTCCTGGGCCTGTGGCTCTCCGTGGAGGCTGTAGGGTTAATCGTTTAAGGAAGATTATGTCATGTggtgaaacctccaggaacagGCCCAGCCAAAGTTGGTAACCCCAGGGCGCAGATGAGCGCGCGGCTGCCGGAAGCCTTTAAGGCAGAGGTACGCCATAGGTAGCGCGTGGGCccactccagcctgccagacGCTCTTAAATGGAGCCGCGGGGCGGGGACTCTTGGCTCcatttgtacagcgccttgcacgCGGGGCTCAGGGGCGCTCCAGCCCCACCCAGGCCCAGGGGTTGGGGGcggtggcggcggcggctgctgcccCGGGAGCCGCCCCCAGGCCGTGCCCACGCGGCGCTGAGGCCGAGGCCGAGCCCTACGCCCCCCAAAAGGGGGGAGAAACGCTTCCGGGTGATGACGGTTAGCCCTTCCGGGGGAGGGGCCGGCGCCTGTCCTCTGCTCCCGCACGTGCCGCCTCCCCGCCTCACTCGGCCTCGCGCTCCCGGCATGATGCTGCTGGCCCGGGCCctccgcgccgccgccgccgccctccgCCCGCTGCCGCCGCGCCTCCCGCCCTCCCCGCTGCTGCGGCGGCCCGCGGCCCTGCTCTGCGACGCCCGCCCCTTCACCCGCAGCCTCTGGCTGCTCCGCGGGGACGCCGCCGGGACCCAGCGGCCCGGCCTCCTGCGGCCCCCGCCCGCCGGCGTGTCCTGCGGCTGCGGCGGCCTCCACACCGAGGGTAAGGGCGGGCCGCGGGGGGGAGGTGAGGCGGGCCGCGGGGGGGCCCTGGGAGAAGAGCGGGGTTTCCTAGGCCCGGGGCGGGCCCGTTCCCCCGGGTCCTGCCTGGCCTGGGCGGTCAGCGCGCAGGTCACACGCCCCGACGGACGCGCCGCTTCCGAGCTGCGGCCCGGGGCTGGCCGCCGGGCCGGGGCGGTGAAGGGGCCGGGCTCCCTCCCTCGGAAGATCCGCCGCCGTGAGCGGCCCCTGTGTGTGTCCAGGATGTTCCCTGCCTGGCGGCGGCGGGCTGCACTTCCCTCCTGGGCTCTCGCTCAGTCACACTGGGCAGCTGAAAGCCGGTGTGTGCCCTTGGGGCGCGACCGTGTCCCGGGGCTCCTGTGTCCTCTGCCTCCCAGCAGTCCCTCGGCCCAGAGTCTCCTGCGCATCCAGGTGCGGGGTGGGGATGGGTGGCAGATGTCTGACTCtagcagaaagaacaggaggacttggggcaccttagagacgaaccaatttatttgagcataagctttcgtgagctacagctcacttcatcggacccattcagtggaaaatacagtggggagatttatgtacactcTAGCAGAACTGGGAGTTGGGTCTGTGGGATTCTGGTTCTGTCTTTGTCACTGACAAaatgtgtgaccttggcaagtcacttaacttttctcaaaaacagactccaaggagagactgctgaattggaattaatttgcaaactggatacaattaacttaggcttgaatagagactgggagtggatgggtcattacacaaagtaaaactatttccctatgtttattcacaccccccccccccccccccccgttcctcagacgttcttgtcaactgctggaaatggcccaccttgattatcactacaaaaggctcccccccacccttcctggtaatagctcacattaagtgatcactctcgttacagtgtgtatggtaacacccattgtttcatgttctctatgtatataaatctccccactgtattttccactgaatgcatccgatgaagtgagctgtagctcacgaaagcttatgctcagataaattggttcgtctctaaggtgccacaagtactccttttctttttgcgaatacagactaacatggctgctactctgaaacttaacttttCTGTTATGTGTCAGTcctgtctctcttctccctcccctaccccccctcccccgcgttAACTTCAGCAAACCCAGTGGTGAAATAAGGATAATTCACCTGCCTTATGGAAGGGGTTTATGAAacataatgtttgcaaagcaatgTGAGCTCCTTGGATGGATGGTAAAACAGGTATTTATCTGTATTGTAATCAAGTCTCGGTCATGGAGGTACATTGGGATTATTACCCTCTGACTTCACACTTAGGCCCTGTAGGGCAGATTCTGATGCCTGAGGTCCATTGTAGTCACTAGGAACCCCGCTTAAGACTCCAGTGATTCCATCCAAGTTCTTGTGCTCACTTCATTAATAATTTAGGTGCTTTTTTCCTCGTGAATTGTACCTGTATCAATACTTGTATGTATTGAAAGAACAGCTTTTAATAATGTATTTTAGTAATGACTTGTTAGTTAACTCTTTGTACAGAACTTCAGCCCCTTTGGCAAATTACGGGCTCTTACACGTCATCACTCTGCACACACTTTAATTCTTTGCCCTCTTCAATATACTGCTTTTCAGCTGAACATTATAAACTCTTTTATGAACTAGTAGGCCTTGTAATCTTAGTATAAGGTATGTGGTATTACCTCCCCACCATCACCATTTTATACCAGGATAAACTGAGGTACACAGACGGTATTTGGTCAAGTCAGTGACTAAACTAGAAATAGAATCCTGGAGGCCTAACTTCGTTTTCTCTTCTAGCCACTAGGGAACAATATTTCTCTAACTCAGGTGTTTTAATATCTTCATCTCTTTTTATTCCTCCCAGGGGACAAAGCATTTGCAGAGTTTCTGATAGATGAAATTAAAGAGGAGAAGAAGATCCAGAAAAATAAATCCCTGCCCAAGATGTCTGGAGGGTGGGAGCTAGAAGTGCATGGCACTGAAGCCAAATTGTTGCGGAAAATAGCTGGTGAGAGGTAAGCGTGAGATGGGTTTTTTCGCTGAGCTGATATTTGATCTTGTCAGTGAACATAAGGACTTAGTTTAAATTCCAGTGAAGCAGGGTAAGCACGTCTTGTCCATGATAGATGTTGTGTTAATGAAAAGCTATTAACTTAGTACTGCTTCCCAGTGTCACTTTGTGCTGTCATCCAGGCCAAGTGGAGATTACAAAAGCTTTGAAGTCACTTTATTTTTCCATCCTGTAGAGCAATGTGGTATACTCTGCCATTGTAGCTTGCCCTGTGTCTTCTCAGGATTCATGGCACCATTTCACTCTAGGGGGGAACAGGAAACATGAATTTAACCTAGTAAACTGAGAATACATTCGTTCATAAATACAGGGAACTTATGGGGTTTAAACTTTGTGCAGTGGTCTTATCTTAAAATTTATCCTTAAGAGTAGCACACCATACGAAGTGCAGGGGAAATTCAGTGAAGCGCATAATGTACTTCAGGCCCCGTTATTGACATCACAGATAGAATAAGCACCTGAAACTTTGTGAGCAGGAATAGAGCCATATCAGTTGTTCAACTAGTGTGGCTTTTATCTGGTATTTAACCTCATCCTCGTGTTGTGGTGTGTTGAAGGATTACAGTTACATTCAACATTAACAGCAGCATTCCACCAACATTTGATGAAGAGCCACAAGAAGGACAGAAAGCTGATGAACAGGAGGTAAATGTACAGTCTTTATGTACCCTTTCAATAAGTACACTGTAGTAGAGCAGGACATTAGGCGTTTGCCTGGTCTACCATTTAACTACCCTCTCACTGCAATATCAAAGGAAGAAAGACCCCTGGTAGGCCTAAAATGTGCCCGTACAAGAGGATCCTTTGTAGCGAAGATGAAGGGACTCAGATGTTTGAACTTATGGCTACCTTTGCAACTTGCTGTGATGaagtacagttaaaaaaaatcttaatccATAAATATTTTCACACACCCCTTGATCTTTTATAAGGTCATTTATATTTATGGTGATGGTGGAATTTAATCATCCGGTATTACAGTAGTTAGTAAATAGTATCACTTACCACTTTTAAAGTGAGTGATGTGATGGTTTTGAGGTAAAAACTTGCTTTGCCGTGAACACCGATATTAGACATATTCAAGGAATCTCTGTAGTGTCTTAAAAACAAACCAGTTTGAGGTTTGTAGCAGTTGGCTTATGCACTACCTGCTTTTCCCACTGGTCTTTGTGTAGAAAGTAGTTACCTAGCATAGGTGGAGTCCAATGCTAACGTGATCTTCTTCTTACTTTTCATAGCCTGAACTTACATCGACTCCTAACTTTGTTGTAGAAGTAACAAAAGATGACCCCAAACAGACTCTTGTCCTTGACTGCCACTATCCTGAGGATGAGGTAGGTATCATGATTTGGAGGAAGTGAACCACTGGTAATTGTGTTGAGTGGGACAATGCACTCTGATTCTGTACACATTATCCTCCTGACTGTGGCATGATTTTGCCATCATCTTATTCCTCTTGTCTGATCAGGCAAGATTTTGCTGTACAACATATATCATCTTCCATAATCTATAGACAGTCCTATTACCATCTTTTTCAGTGCGACACAATAAAAGGTTTTAAGTGTTTGCAGAGCCGGGAAGTTCCACTCCACTCTGTATATCCTGATCTCACTTCCCTAAGTATAGCTGCTTGCTTTCCTCTGTTCTAATAGCTTCTGCTGAACAAAGTAGGCAGAAGGAAGTGAGCAGCGATCTTTAGCAGTGTACCGTAACTTGAAAGACAGCAATTCAAAACTtataaaaggaaatatatttcTACACAATGCATAATTGACTTGTGGAATTCATTGTCACTAGGTGTCATTGAGACCAAGAGTAGTAGAATTCCAAAATAAATTAGACATTTTTTCTGCTGAGAACATTGCagttgcatttgattttttttttaaaaaaaacccttaataaaaTCCTTAGAAGGGATATAAATCTTAATGCTTCATAGTATAAGCCAGATTCTAGTTGACAACATTTAGGAGGAATCTTCTTCTTGGGATATTCCAGAATTGTCTATTAGAAGATTTTGtacattttcctctgaagcaactggtactggccactgtcagagacaggataatgggcaACAAATAATGGTGGATTGATCCGTTATGGCAACTTGTAAGGACATTTGCACAAAGACACACCACATGTACACAGCAAGAGGCGAACTAGGGACTCCTAAGTATGTTAATAAGCAAAAACTGCAAGTGTACACAGGTTTGCCATGTGTCAGTCATATGGTGTTAGGCTCCATAGCTTTTACCAGCTGAATAACGTTCCTGATCCAGAATGTAATGGCTGAAGGTGCTCTCCAGTTTGGGCAATTCTTCCTCACAGATCTCATTTCTTGTGTCAGATTggacatggggaagaggaggagagtgaCATTTTCTCAATTCGGGAGGTCAGCTTTCAGCCCACTGGAGAATCAGATTGGAAGGACACCAACTACACTCTCAGCACAGACTCTCTTGACTGGGTAGGTGCAGCTAAAACCCGCGTAGCACGCTAGACTGCATTAGAACTTAGCTCAACTCATCCCACCTGATTTTCTCTCTAGATGTTGATATAGTCACCAGGAACCCTGTCCTGGGATTGCTTCTTGGTGAGGAGCTCTCTTGGAGAAGgagagtccagtggttagggtccTTGCCTAGGACGTGCTATTCCCTACTTCTgccccaggcttcctgtgtgactttaggcaattatgtacctcagttccctatctgtaaaatggggataacaacactgcTATCCCTTGTAGGGATGCTGTGAAGATGAATATAGAtctatgaggtgctcagatactactgtgatggggGCCATTTATGTACCTAAGAtaaattgaagtcagtgagaggtCTGCAGGCTCATCTGTAGAATGGACTGAGTATCTGTTAGTGAAATTATCCCAGTAGTGTGAAAAACTGACAGATTTAAGGTAAAGTTAGCAGACACTCATGCATGTTCTTCTGTCTGTGTGTTACTGGCACATTTTATTATGCATATTTTGTGTGTATTTACCAAAAACCTCACCAGGCACCTGCAGATACCCTCTAAATGCCAGTGATTTAACTGGAAATCCATGTTGGAGGAAGGGTTGGTATGTGCAAGTCCTTTTGCAGGCTCAGGCCTGTATCAAGAAGTGTGACTCTCTGGTTGGAACAGTCCTACTGATAATGCCAGAGGTTGAGATGCTGATGgttaggtttgggtttttttaaaacatacacaATCAGATTTGGCAAAGGGGAAGGTCTTCTACATCCCTGGTTTGCATTTACTGCTTAGGACAAAATGTGTTCTTTGGGGTGGAATTATCACACAAGTCTAGTTGCAACTCTAAAAATACATGAATATGAAAAAATGCAATGTATAATTTGGAAAGGAACTGAATCTTAATTGAACAGGTCTATACCTCTGGTACCAGTCTTCTGACCATGCTGGCCAGACAGTATTGAAAATAACTTGTGTCCGAACTTTAAATACACAGCATTACAAAGAGAATCTTGGATGGGATAAAAGGCTTTTTGGTGATGCAGATGGTCTTCAACAGACTTGATTTACTAGCTTACATTGTCATCACACCATCTCAGTATCACAGTTGGGTGCAGTTTAGTAGAAAATAACAGTGTGATCCATCCATTAGAGGTCTCCTTTAAATCTTGCTCCTAGTTCAGGCCTGCTGTGAGGAAGGAAACGGCTTTTATCCATTTTGGGAAAAGATATTCACTTCTTCCGAGTggaaaatgaaatacaaaaggGCATTTAAAAGCAATGCTTATCTATAATAAtcctttgtttaataatttcttgCAGGCTCTGTATGACCACTTAATGGATTTCTTGGCTGACCGAGGAGTGGACAACACATTTGCTGATGAGTTAATTGAGCTCAGCACTGCACTGGAGCACCAGGAGTACATTAGATTCCTTGAAGACCTTAAAAGCTTTGTCAAATGTCAGTAGATTGGGAAATTAAAAGTCAAAGCCTTTAACCATGGATACCCTGTAGCAGTGCTCTTACCCGCAGCTGATACCACCAGTAAGTTTAAAACTTCAAAGTGGGATAAACACATCATGGAAAACAAAATGATTCTCAATGATTgcatttcaaatttaatttatgTTGCAGCCTGGATTTTAAGTTTTATGTCATTCTCACACCCTTTTGGGTATTTTTGTACAATTAAGAAACATGATATAATGACATGAAGAATAAAATCCGCTCAAGAAAAAACCTTTCTTTCTGCTTTACTGTTGCTGGTTAAGAAGTGGTGTAAATTGGTCAGAGGCAAATACTTAAAGTCACAGATGCCTTTCTGTGGGTCGTGGGGAAGTTGAGTTCTTAAAATTTACAGACTGCATTTTATTTATGGTAGTCTATAAAATATTACTGTTAAACTAATTTGCCTTAACACAGAAGGTGATTgaaggcaggaggggaagcaTATTGTTTCTAGATGAATAGTTCAGATCTTATCCAGACTGATGACAGAGCTGCCAACACTGACTTTCATCTTATAGGAGTTGGTTTCTCAGGCCCCTTCCTAATGGTTAGATACCCGCGTGACAAATCTTGCAGGCAGACTTGTGCATTGTGAAGATGCCTCTCCCTTGCCCCTATTCCtcatttttggataaatagttgGCATCAGTGGATTCTAAATATGATGTAGTAAAACTAGGCTCGCTGGATTAATTTGACTGCACTGTTGAAAGGAAACTCTGATCACAGGAACTAGATTGAATTCCTGACAACTTGGAAGGCCCAGCTCATATTGGTTAATGTTAAGCATGCACAGACTCTGTAGTATTTCAGAGGAGCACTACCCTTTATCTggttacttaacatttttatcaatgtttGTTTTCCTTGACACATTAAAATTGGAATTTAACATTTCTAGTATCTAATCTTTCAAATACATTGTTTAATACAAGTTAAATAAACATAGGAACCCTCCATCCTTGGGTTGGGTTTTTCATAACCCTGCTGGCAGCTCAATTAGCTGTACTTGCATGAGTTCTTCTATATGCCAGCTGTTTAGCTCACTCAGTCAGCACCAAATCAAAACTACAGTGATCTTTATTTAGAATGAGTGGGGCTGATGTGCTATAACTGAAGCATTTGAGATCTAGGTTGTTTTGTTTACCCTTATCACAGTCCTGTTGGAAACTACCAGACATATTCCCCAGGAGCATGGATCTGTCACA
Proteins encoded in this region:
- the C1QBP gene encoding complement component 1 Q subcomponent-binding protein, mitochondrial, whose translation is MMLLARALRAAAAALRPLPPRLPPSPLLRRPAALLCDARPFTRSLWLLRGDAAGTQRPGLLRPPPAGVSCGCGGLHTEGDKAFAEFLIDEIKEEKKIQKNKSLPKMSGGWELEVHGTEAKLLRKIAGERITVTFNINSSIPPTFDEEPQEGQKADEQEPELTSTPNFVVEVTKDDPKQTLVLDCHYPEDEIGHGEEEESDIFSIREVSFQPTGESDWKDTNYTLSTDSLDWALYDHLMDFLADRGVDNTFADELIELSTALEHQEYIRFLEDLKSFVKCQ